AAAGTGCAGAAAAACTATATTCCTTAGGCAACATGGATTCGAATACCGACTGCATATTGACAGAAACGATTGGTCCTAACATAAACCCGAGCGAACCTACTCCTGTAAACGCTGACATCGTCGTTGCTGTGAGACCAGGTTTTGACATTTTACTTGCGAGCATCATGGAAGGAACAAACATCACTCCAGCGCCGACTCCACAAATGAGTAAAAAACTAAACAATAACCAATAATCATTAGTGGTTCCTGATAATCCGAGAAATACTCCATAAATTGTGGAACCAACAAGAACCAGTGGTAAAACACCTGTTTTGCGAGAGAGTAAAGCAGATGGATAGGATAATAAACTCATTGGGAAAAGTACAAGACCCAAAAAAACTCCCAACATTCCAGGATGAAAGGATAAGGTTTCTCGTAAGTGAATGTTAAAGGACGAAATGATAAAACCAACAGTAAATCGATCTATGAAGTTAAAAAGGAAGGGAACAAACAAAAACGGATTTTCGAAGATAGCCAATTTTAAATCACTGAATTTAAAATCTTTTACCTTATGAATTCCTTTGTCTTTTAACATTAAAAAACTCATTAACCCAACAAAAACTAAAATACAGGATCCAACATAAAATGGTAATAATGGATTACTCCTACCTAATATTCCAAGTGGCATACCAAAGGCACCACCAAGGGATAAAAACATCCCAGTGATTCCCATAAGGATACCTTTTCCATAATACCTTTTGTTTTTAGGATCATTCTCCTGGTCAGCAGCAGAACTTAAAAGTAATCCAATAATAAAGATATGAGCTGCACCTTCTAAAAATCGAAGGAATAAAAATAACCCCATATCTGTAACGATTGTTAATAGATAAAAAAGGCCAGCATCCAAAAAACAGAAAAAACTGATGAAGTATTTTCTGTTTTTGAATCGATCTGAAATGATCCCCGCAACTGGTGCGAATAAAAAAGAACCTAACATAGGTATGCTTGTGAAATAAGCTACTTCCCAGTTGGATCCGAGCAACCGGTCCTTTACGATGTCTTTGACTACCGGCACAATCATTGTGACCGGTAACATCGATAAAAATACTAAAGTTACGAGAGTATACGGGAATCCCAAAAATTAACCTGCTGGTAGAAGAGTTTGGTAACGTTCCATTCCGATATTTTGTTTTAAGTCGGAATCAAGTTCGATAAACAAAAATTTGTTCAAATCGAAAGTAGTTTTTGCTTCTTCTAGTAGTTCTGCTTTTTGAGAATCATTCAAAGGTAAAGTATCTAAATTTTGACGATAAATTCCTTTAAACGCCATTAGATCCTCTATTTCTGGAAATTCATAAAAAGCAGTTCCTTCATTACCTTCGAGAGCAAATGTTTTAGCTACTACTTTTTTAATCGACTGACCACCAGACAAATCTCCCAAATAACGCACGTAAGCTTGTGCAACCAAAAGTTCTGGTTTGGAACTTGCAATTTTACGTATATGGTCGATGTAGTTTTGAGTGGCTTTAGAAACTTCCCCTCTGAGTTTGGTTCCAAATTTCTTTTGGAAAGTGGCCATATCTTCAGCCAAAGTTTTTTCGCGAAATAAACTAGGAAAGTACAACTTAGCAAGGATAGGATTGTCTTTGTTTTGGCGGTAGAGTTCTTCCATCACTTGGTATACTGCATGAAGGCTCTCTAACTGGTATGTGTATGTTTGTGCGTCCAAACCACCACGAAATATAGCACGGATATAGGGTACTTTTTCCGTTTCCTCGTGTTTTTGCGCCGTCCCTTCTCGTAACATCATTGCGACTGACATAATGGCTCCTTATCTCTGTATGTGAGAATCAATCTCATATATGACACTACCCTGACAATTGGAAGAACTGTCAAAGAGATTTATAGGGAGTCTTCCTGATTTGTTGAATTCCAGAACTCTAAGGGGGTCGACGTTCTTTGTTCTGGGTAGAGTAAATAAGAGAGAAAAAAAATGAGGATGGAAACTACGATCCCGATGGTGGCAAGGACCACGTCCTTTCCTACTTTTCGGAAGGTATCCAAATAGGGGAGGTCTTTGTAAGTGATGACATTCAAAATGATCTCACGCCCAGCGAGAAGGCCAAGGAAGGCCCAAGTGGTGGACATTGGGATATTACTAATTGCTTGGAAAAAAAATAACAAACTTCCATACACCAAATCCACAATGGTGGCAGCCTTTGCCCACTGGATGTCGGATTTTTCGGAAACCACTCGTTGGATCGTCCCACCGTTTGTGCGGATGATGACAAGAAGGGCAAAGATAAGTATGAAAACGGCAGCGAGGAATTCGAAAATCCCCAATTGCCTTGGAAGGAAAACCGCGATATTGGCTGTGTCTTGGAAAAGCCATGCCACCCAAAGGTACATGGTAGACAACCATTG
The sequence above is a segment of the Leptospira sp. WS39.C2 genome. Coding sequences within it:
- a CDS encoding MFS transporter is translated as MGFPYTLVTLVFLSMLPVTMIVPVVKDIVKDRLLGSNWEVAYFTSIPMLGSFLFAPVAGIISDRFKNRKYFISFFCFLDAGLFYLLTIVTDMGLFLFLRFLEGAAHIFIIGLLLSSAADQENDPKNKRYYGKGILMGITGMFLSLGGAFGMPLGILGRSNPLLPFYVGSCILVFVGLMSFLMLKDKGIHKVKDFKFSDLKLAIFENPFLFVPFLFNFIDRFTVGFIISSFNIHLRETLSFHPGMLGVFLGLVLFPMSLLSYPSALLSRKTGVLPLVLVGSTIYGVFLGLSGTTNDYWLLFSFLLICGVGAGVMFVPSMMLASKMSKPGLTATTMSAFTGVGSLGFMLGPIVSVNMQSVFESMLPKEYSFSALSFFFGFLEIGLVFMTIPFFKKILSKMNRIDEEREKITLANPDPIL
- a CDS encoding heme oxygenase (biliverdin-producing), translated to MSVAMMLREGTAQKHEETEKVPYIRAIFRGGLDAQTYTYQLESLHAVYQVMEELYRQNKDNPILAKLYFPSLFREKTLAEDMATFQKKFGTKLRGEVSKATQNYIDHIRKIASSKPELLVAQAYVRYLGDLSGGQSIKKVVAKTFALEGNEGTAFYEFPEIEDLMAFKGIYRQNLDTLPLNDSQKAELLEEAKTTFDLNKFLFIELDSDLKQNIGMERYQTLLPAG